A single region of the Garra rufa chromosome 6, GarRuf1.0, whole genome shotgun sequence genome encodes:
- the crtac1a gene encoding cartilage acidic protein 1a isoform X2 → MRMWWACLLSLALSALSQAQPMFTVTTDTVLPPDALHNPTQRNYGMAVTDVDGDGDLEVVVAGYNGPNLVLKYDRTQNKLVNIAVDDSSSPYYALRDPQGNAIGLSACDVDGDGREEIYFLNTNNAFSGRATYADKLFKFRNGRFEDLLSDDINVRRGVANHMAGRSVACVDRKGTGRYSIYVANYASGNVGPHALIEMDEAASDVEKGVIALSDVAAQVNVNKYTGGRGVVVGPILSATSSDIFCDNENGPNFLFKNNGDGTFTDVAGVAGVEDRYQHGRGVALADFNGDGKTDIVYGNWNGPHRLYLQDGQQRFKNVATQAFATPSPIRTVIAADFNNDLQLEVFFNNIAYQGNAPNRIFRVSRTQNSDPDISELDVGDASEPQGRGTGATVTDFDGDGLLDLLVAHGESASQPISVFKVNQGSSNKWLRVVPRTRFGAFARGAKVVMYTKHSGAHTRIIDGGSGYLCEMEPVAHFGLGTDEATSIEVFWPDGRSSVRPLESADMNTVIEVAYPNEGEETALTSDAQCGDGFTVNSNGRCVARS, encoded by the exons ATGAGGATGTGGTGGGCGTGTCTTCTCAGTTTGGCTCTGTCAGCTCTCTCTCAAGCTCAGCCCATGTTCACCGTCACCACGGATACGGTTCTGCCTCCTGATGCTCTTCACAACCCCACCCAGAGGAATTATGGGATGGCGGTGACGGACGTGGATGGAGACGGGGATCTGGAGGTGGTGGTTGCTGG GTATAACGGCCCAAACCTGGTTCTGAAGTATGACCGAACCCAAAACAAGCTAGTGAACATTGCGGTGGACGACTCTAGTTCTCCGTACTACGCGCTGAGAGACCCGCAGGGGAACGCCATCGGACTGTCGGCCTGCGATGTGGACGGAGACGGCAGAGAGGAGATCTACTTCCTCAACACCAACAACGCCTTCTCAG GTCGGGCGACTTACGCTGACAAACTGTTCAAGTTCCGTAACGGACGCTTTGAGGATCTGCTCAGCGATGACATTAACGTGCGCAGAGGAGTGGCCAATCACATGGCAGGACGCTCCGTAGCTTGTGTTGACAGAAAG GGAACAGGTCGATACTCGATTTATGTGGCAAACTACGCCAGCGGTAACGTGGGGCCTCATGCTCTCATAGAGATGGATGAAGCAGCCAGTGATGTCGAGAAAGGCGTTATTGCTCTGTCTGATGTAGCGGCACAAGTCAATGTTAATAAGTACACAG GCGGTCGTGGTGTAGTTGTCGGTCCAATTCTCAGTGCCACAAGCTCTGACATTTTTTGCGACAATGAAAATGGACCCAACTTCCTGTTCAAGAACAACGGTGATGGAACCTTCACAGATGTGGCCGGCGTAGCAG GAGTTGAAGACAGATATCAGCACGGGAGAGGTGTGGCGCTGGCCGACTTCAACGGTGATGGGAAGACAGACATTGTTTACGGCAACTGGAACGGCCCTCACCGCCTGTACCTGCAGGACGGCCAGCAGAGATTCAAG AACGTTGCCACACAGGCCTTCGCCACTCCGTCACCCATCCGTACCGTCATCGCTGCTGACTTTAACAACGATCTTCAGCTTGAAGTCTTCTTTAATAACATCGCTTACCAAGGAAATGCCCCCAACAGAATCTTCAG GGTGTCCAGGACGCAGAATTCTGATCCTGACATCTCAGAGCTGGATGTGGGAGATGCCTCTGAACCTCAGGGGAGGGGCACAg GCGCCACAGTAACAGACTTTGACGGTGACGGTTTGCTGGATCTGTTGGTGGCTCACGGTGAGAGCGCCTCACAGCCCATCTCTGTGTTTAAGGTCAACCAG GGCTCCTCTAATAAGTGGCTGCGTGTGGTGCCGCGCACACGATTCGGGGCATTCGCTCGTGGAGCAAAAGTGGTGATGTACACAAAGCACAGTGGCGCACACACTCGCATCATTGATGGAGGATCAGGCTATCTGTGCGAGATGGAGCCCGTGGCTCACTTTGGGTTAG GAACTGATGAGGCCACCAGCATTGAAGTCTTTTGGCCGGATGGGCGCTCCAGCGTTCGGCCGCTCGAGTCCGCTGATATGAATACAGTCATTGAGGTCGCATATCCTAATGAGGGGGAGGAGACAGCGCTCACGTCTGACGCACAG TGTGGAGATGGATTCACAGTCAACTCCAACGGCCGCTGCGTTG CAAGATCCTGA
- the crtac1a gene encoding cartilage acidic protein 1a isoform X1 — protein sequence MRMWWACLLSLALSALSQAQPMFTVTTDTVLPPDALHNPTQRNYGMAVTDVDGDGDLEVVVAGYNGPNLVLKYDRTQNKLVNIAVDDSSSPYYALRDPQGNAIGLSACDVDGDGREEIYFLNTNNAFSGRATYADKLFKFRNGRFEDLLSDDINVRRGVANHMAGRSVACVDRKGTGRYSIYVANYASGNVGPHALIEMDEAASDVEKGVIALSDVAAQVNVNKYTGGRGVVVGPILSATSSDIFCDNENGPNFLFKNNGDGTFTDVAGVAGVEDRYQHGRGVALADFNGDGKTDIVYGNWNGPHRLYLQDGQQRFKNVATQAFATPSPIRTVIAADFNNDLQLEVFFNNIAYQGNAPNRIFRVSRTQNSDPDISELDVGDASEPQGRGTGATVTDFDGDGLLDLLVAHGESASQPISVFKVNQGSSNKWLRVVPRTRFGAFARGAKVVMYTKHSGAHTRIIDGGSGYLCEMEPVAHFGLGTDEATSIEVFWPDGRSSVRPLESADMNTVIEVAYPNEGEETALTSDAQCGDGFTVNSNGRCVDINECRRLPAVCPHTRPVCTNTYGHYKCSSKKRCVEGYKPSRDGRACVAVASRYDSSTSSSSVCPSFHLPQLLLVSVLSVSGGLSPCR from the exons ATGAGGATGTGGTGGGCGTGTCTTCTCAGTTTGGCTCTGTCAGCTCTCTCTCAAGCTCAGCCCATGTTCACCGTCACCACGGATACGGTTCTGCCTCCTGATGCTCTTCACAACCCCACCCAGAGGAATTATGGGATGGCGGTGACGGACGTGGATGGAGACGGGGATCTGGAGGTGGTGGTTGCTGG GTATAACGGCCCAAACCTGGTTCTGAAGTATGACCGAACCCAAAACAAGCTAGTGAACATTGCGGTGGACGACTCTAGTTCTCCGTACTACGCGCTGAGAGACCCGCAGGGGAACGCCATCGGACTGTCGGCCTGCGATGTGGACGGAGACGGCAGAGAGGAGATCTACTTCCTCAACACCAACAACGCCTTCTCAG GTCGGGCGACTTACGCTGACAAACTGTTCAAGTTCCGTAACGGACGCTTTGAGGATCTGCTCAGCGATGACATTAACGTGCGCAGAGGAGTGGCCAATCACATGGCAGGACGCTCCGTAGCTTGTGTTGACAGAAAG GGAACAGGTCGATACTCGATTTATGTGGCAAACTACGCCAGCGGTAACGTGGGGCCTCATGCTCTCATAGAGATGGATGAAGCAGCCAGTGATGTCGAGAAAGGCGTTATTGCTCTGTCTGATGTAGCGGCACAAGTCAATGTTAATAAGTACACAG GCGGTCGTGGTGTAGTTGTCGGTCCAATTCTCAGTGCCACAAGCTCTGACATTTTTTGCGACAATGAAAATGGACCCAACTTCCTGTTCAAGAACAACGGTGATGGAACCTTCACAGATGTGGCCGGCGTAGCAG GAGTTGAAGACAGATATCAGCACGGGAGAGGTGTGGCGCTGGCCGACTTCAACGGTGATGGGAAGACAGACATTGTTTACGGCAACTGGAACGGCCCTCACCGCCTGTACCTGCAGGACGGCCAGCAGAGATTCAAG AACGTTGCCACACAGGCCTTCGCCACTCCGTCACCCATCCGTACCGTCATCGCTGCTGACTTTAACAACGATCTTCAGCTTGAAGTCTTCTTTAATAACATCGCTTACCAAGGAAATGCCCCCAACAGAATCTTCAG GGTGTCCAGGACGCAGAATTCTGATCCTGACATCTCAGAGCTGGATGTGGGAGATGCCTCTGAACCTCAGGGGAGGGGCACAg GCGCCACAGTAACAGACTTTGACGGTGACGGTTTGCTGGATCTGTTGGTGGCTCACGGTGAGAGCGCCTCACAGCCCATCTCTGTGTTTAAGGTCAACCAG GGCTCCTCTAATAAGTGGCTGCGTGTGGTGCCGCGCACACGATTCGGGGCATTCGCTCGTGGAGCAAAAGTGGTGATGTACACAAAGCACAGTGGCGCACACACTCGCATCATTGATGGAGGATCAGGCTATCTGTGCGAGATGGAGCCCGTGGCTCACTTTGGGTTAG GAACTGATGAGGCCACCAGCATTGAAGTCTTTTGGCCGGATGGGCGCTCCAGCGTTCGGCCGCTCGAGTCCGCTGATATGAATACAGTCATTGAGGTCGCATATCCTAATGAGGGGGAGGAGACAGCGCTCACGTCTGACGCACAG TGTGGAGATGGATTCACAGTCAACTCCAACGGCCGCTGCGTTG ATATAAACGAGTGCAGGCGTCTGCCGGCTGTGTGTCCTCACACTCGTCCGGTGTGCACTAACACATACGGACACTATAAGTGCAGCTCTAAGAAGAGATGTGTTGAGGGCTACAAGCCCAGCAGAGATGGCCGAGCGTGTGTGG CTGTGGCCTCCCGGTATGACAGCAGCACCTCTTCCTCCTCAGTCTGTCCTAGTTTTCATCTTCCTCAGCTTCTCCTGGTCTCGGTTCTGAGTGTCTCTGGAGGCCTGTCTCCGTGTCGTTGA
- the golga7ba gene encoding golgin A7 family, member Ba isoform X1: protein MISAPRTATDRTKLPYCHESFHNLQELRHSASLANKVFIQRDYTDGTVCKFQTKFPSELDSRIERTLFEDTVKTLNNYYAEAEKIGGQSYLEGCLACLTVYLIFLCIETRYEKVLKKISRYIQEQNEKVYAPRGLLITDPIERGMRVIEISVYEDRGSSGSSSGSSTTSSSGR, encoded by the exons ATGATTTCAGCACCGCGGACAGCGACGGACCGAACAAAACTCCCGTACTGCCACGAATCT TTCCATAACCTTCAGGAGTTGAGACACAGTGCATCTCTGGCCAATAAGGTCTTCATACAGAGAGACTACACGGATGGCACCGTCTGCAAGTTCCAGACCAAGTTCCCCTCTGAGCTAGACAGCAgg ATTGAGAGGACCCTGTTTGAGGACACAGTGAAGACGCTGAATAATTACTATGCAGAGGCGGAGAAGATCGGAGGCCAGTCTTACCTCGAGGGATGTCTGGCCTGCCTCACAGTTTACCTCATATTCCTTTGCATCGAGACACGCTATGAGAAG GTGCTGAAGAAGATCTCACGGTACATTCAGGAGCAGAATGAGAAGGTCTACGCTCCTCGAGGTCTCCTTATCACAGACCCTATAGAGAGAGGCATGAGGGTC ATTGAGATCAGTGTGTATGAGGATCGCGGCTCCAGCGGTTCAAGCTCAGGAAGCAGCACAACCAGCAGCAGCGGGCGAtga
- the golga7ba gene encoding golgin A7 family, member Ba isoform X2 has translation MATEFHNLQELRHSASLANKVFIQRDYTDGTVCKFQTKFPSELDSRIERTLFEDTVKTLNNYYAEAEKIGGQSYLEGCLACLTVYLIFLCIETRYEKVLKKISRYIQEQNEKVYAPRGLLITDPIERGMRVIEISVYEDRGSSGSSSGSSTTSSSGR, from the exons ATGGCCACTGAG TTCCATAACCTTCAGGAGTTGAGACACAGTGCATCTCTGGCCAATAAGGTCTTCATACAGAGAGACTACACGGATGGCACCGTCTGCAAGTTCCAGACCAAGTTCCCCTCTGAGCTAGACAGCAgg ATTGAGAGGACCCTGTTTGAGGACACAGTGAAGACGCTGAATAATTACTATGCAGAGGCGGAGAAGATCGGAGGCCAGTCTTACCTCGAGGGATGTCTGGCCTGCCTCACAGTTTACCTCATATTCCTTTGCATCGAGACACGCTATGAGAAG GTGCTGAAGAAGATCTCACGGTACATTCAGGAGCAGAATGAGAAGGTCTACGCTCCTCGAGGTCTCCTTATCACAGACCCTATAGAGAGAGGCATGAGGGTC ATTGAGATCAGTGTGTATGAGGATCGCGGCTCCAGCGGTTCAAGCTCAGGAAGCAGCACAACCAGCAGCAGCGGGCGAtga